In one window of Microcaecilia unicolor chromosome 9, aMicUni1.1, whole genome shotgun sequence DNA:
- the A4GALT gene encoding lactosylceramide 4-alpha-galactosyltransferase isoform X2, which yields MRALELQGDIPFIGNTKLSAVKTMGKMSATVQNLFQLAMKNKYRATFIIFVKFISFISIILYLRITDEDAAQHYNLPVEVKCPGTVPYTLPPSSPLPGHGIYFVETSDQTNPNFLFMCSVESAARAHPKTKVTIFMKGLTKPTLPKNLGISLLRCFPNVEIRPLNLKDLFANTPLASWHASSQFRWEPYLLPILSDACRLVIMWKFGGIYLDTDVIVLKNLKNLTNSLGIQSNYLLNGAFLSFEQGHKFIEVCMQDFVDNYNAWIWGHQGPQLLTRVFKKWCSIKRLRDSKGCNGVSTLPREAFYPIRWQDWMKYFEAITPTDFNKLFQNTYAAHVWNKKSQGTRLKTGSKTILDQLQSNYCPSTYEIIKMHL from the coding sequence ACATTCCTTTTATTGGAAACACAAAGCTTTCTGCTGTAAAGACAATGGGCAAAATGTCTGCCACAGTACAAAACTTATTCCAGCTGGCTATGAAGAATAAATATAGAGCTACTTTTATCATCTTTGTTAAGTTCATATCCTTCATTTCAATCATCTTGTACCTGAGAATCACAGATGAAGATGCAGCTCAACATTATAATTTACCTGTGGAAGTTAAATGCCCAGGCACTGTACCTTACACTCTTCCTCCTTCCAGCCCCCTTCCAGGCCATGGGATATATTTTGTGGAAACCTCAGATCAAACAAATCCAAATTTTCTattcatgtgctctgtggaatcaGCAGCAAGGGCTCACCCTAAGACCAAAGTAACTATCTTTATGAAGGGTTTAACAAAACCAACGCTACCTAAAAACCTGGGCATTTCTCTCCTGAGATGTTTTCCTAATGTTGAGATAAGACCACTAAACCTCAAAGATCTTTTTGCAAATACGCCTTTGGCCTCTTGGCATGCATCATCTCAATTCAGATGGGAGCCATATCTCTTGCCCATACTTTCTGATGCCTGTCGGTTAGTTATCATGTGGAAATTTGGTGGGATCTACTTGGACACCGATGTCATAGTTCTTAAGAATTTAAAGAACCTCACTAACTCACTTGGAATTCAGTCTAACTATTTATTAAATGGAGCCTTTCTTTCCTTTGAACAAGGGCACAAATTTATAGAGGTTTGCATGCAGGACTTTGTTGATAATTATAATGCCTGGATTTGGGGGCATCAAGGGCCACAGCTTTTAACCCGAGTTTTCAAAAAATGGTGTTCTATTAAAAGGTTGAGAGACAGCAAAGGCTGTAATGGGGTAAGCACCTTGCCTCGGGAGGCCTTTTATCCTATCCGCTGGCAGGACTGGATGAAATATTTTGAAGCCATCACCCCTACTGATTTTAACAAGCTTTTCCAGAATACTTATGCAGCTCATGTTTGGAATAAAAAAAGTCAAGGAACCAGGTTAAAGACAGGGTCCAAAACTATCTTAGATCAACTTCAGTCAAACTATTGCCCTTCTACTTATGAAATAATAAAGATGCATCTTTGA
- the A4GALT gene encoding lactosylceramide 4-alpha-galactosyltransferase isoform X1: protein MKRCEHPDPVLIADIPFIGNTKLSAVKTMGKMSATVQNLFQLAMKNKYRATFIIFVKFISFISIILYLRITDEDAAQHYNLPVEVKCPGTVPYTLPPSSPLPGHGIYFVETSDQTNPNFLFMCSVESAARAHPKTKVTIFMKGLTKPTLPKNLGISLLRCFPNVEIRPLNLKDLFANTPLASWHASSQFRWEPYLLPILSDACRLVIMWKFGGIYLDTDVIVLKNLKNLTNSLGIQSNYLLNGAFLSFEQGHKFIEVCMQDFVDNYNAWIWGHQGPQLLTRVFKKWCSIKRLRDSKGCNGVSTLPREAFYPIRWQDWMKYFEAITPTDFNKLFQNTYAAHVWNKKSQGTRLKTGSKTILDQLQSNYCPSTYEIIKMHL, encoded by the coding sequence ACATTCCTTTTATTGGAAACACAAAGCTTTCTGCTGTAAAGACAATGGGCAAAATGTCTGCCACAGTACAAAACTTATTCCAGCTGGCTATGAAGAATAAATATAGAGCTACTTTTATCATCTTTGTTAAGTTCATATCCTTCATTTCAATCATCTTGTACCTGAGAATCACAGATGAAGATGCAGCTCAACATTATAATTTACCTGTGGAAGTTAAATGCCCAGGCACTGTACCTTACACTCTTCCTCCTTCCAGCCCCCTTCCAGGCCATGGGATATATTTTGTGGAAACCTCAGATCAAACAAATCCAAATTTTCTattcatgtgctctgtggaatcaGCAGCAAGGGCTCACCCTAAGACCAAAGTAACTATCTTTATGAAGGGTTTAACAAAACCAACGCTACCTAAAAACCTGGGCATTTCTCTCCTGAGATGTTTTCCTAATGTTGAGATAAGACCACTAAACCTCAAAGATCTTTTTGCAAATACGCCTTTGGCCTCTTGGCATGCATCATCTCAATTCAGATGGGAGCCATATCTCTTGCCCATACTTTCTGATGCCTGTCGGTTAGTTATCATGTGGAAATTTGGTGGGATCTACTTGGACACCGATGTCATAGTTCTTAAGAATTTAAAGAACCTCACTAACTCACTTGGAATTCAGTCTAACTATTTATTAAATGGAGCCTTTCTTTCCTTTGAACAAGGGCACAAATTTATAGAGGTTTGCATGCAGGACTTTGTTGATAATTATAATGCCTGGATTTGGGGGCATCAAGGGCCACAGCTTTTAACCCGAGTTTTCAAAAAATGGTGTTCTATTAAAAGGTTGAGAGACAGCAAAGGCTGTAATGGGGTAAGCACCTTGCCTCGGGAGGCCTTTTATCCTATCCGCTGGCAGGACTGGATGAAATATTTTGAAGCCATCACCCCTACTGATTTTAACAAGCTTTTCCAGAATACTTATGCAGCTCATGTTTGGAATAAAAAAAGTCAAGGAACCAGGTTAAAGACAGGGTCCAAAACTATCTTAGATCAACTTCAGTCAAACTATTGCCCTTCTACTTATGAAATAATAAAGATGCATCTTTGA
- the A4GALT gene encoding lactosylceramide 4-alpha-galactosyltransferase isoform X3, with amino-acid sequence MGKMSATVQNLFQLAMKNKYRATFIIFVKFISFISIILYLRITDEDAAQHYNLPVEVKCPGTVPYTLPPSSPLPGHGIYFVETSDQTNPNFLFMCSVESAARAHPKTKVTIFMKGLTKPTLPKNLGISLLRCFPNVEIRPLNLKDLFANTPLASWHASSQFRWEPYLLPILSDACRLVIMWKFGGIYLDTDVIVLKNLKNLTNSLGIQSNYLLNGAFLSFEQGHKFIEVCMQDFVDNYNAWIWGHQGPQLLTRVFKKWCSIKRLRDSKGCNGVSTLPREAFYPIRWQDWMKYFEAITPTDFNKLFQNTYAAHVWNKKSQGTRLKTGSKTILDQLQSNYCPSTYEIIKMHL; translated from the coding sequence ATGGGCAAAATGTCTGCCACAGTACAAAACTTATTCCAGCTGGCTATGAAGAATAAATATAGAGCTACTTTTATCATCTTTGTTAAGTTCATATCCTTCATTTCAATCATCTTGTACCTGAGAATCACAGATGAAGATGCAGCTCAACATTATAATTTACCTGTGGAAGTTAAATGCCCAGGCACTGTACCTTACACTCTTCCTCCTTCCAGCCCCCTTCCAGGCCATGGGATATATTTTGTGGAAACCTCAGATCAAACAAATCCAAATTTTCTattcatgtgctctgtggaatcaGCAGCAAGGGCTCACCCTAAGACCAAAGTAACTATCTTTATGAAGGGTTTAACAAAACCAACGCTACCTAAAAACCTGGGCATTTCTCTCCTGAGATGTTTTCCTAATGTTGAGATAAGACCACTAAACCTCAAAGATCTTTTTGCAAATACGCCTTTGGCCTCTTGGCATGCATCATCTCAATTCAGATGGGAGCCATATCTCTTGCCCATACTTTCTGATGCCTGTCGGTTAGTTATCATGTGGAAATTTGGTGGGATCTACTTGGACACCGATGTCATAGTTCTTAAGAATTTAAAGAACCTCACTAACTCACTTGGAATTCAGTCTAACTATTTATTAAATGGAGCCTTTCTTTCCTTTGAACAAGGGCACAAATTTATAGAGGTTTGCATGCAGGACTTTGTTGATAATTATAATGCCTGGATTTGGGGGCATCAAGGGCCACAGCTTTTAACCCGAGTTTTCAAAAAATGGTGTTCTATTAAAAGGTTGAGAGACAGCAAAGGCTGTAATGGGGTAAGCACCTTGCCTCGGGAGGCCTTTTATCCTATCCGCTGGCAGGACTGGATGAAATATTTTGAAGCCATCACCCCTACTGATTTTAACAAGCTTTTCCAGAATACTTATGCAGCTCATGTTTGGAATAAAAAAAGTCAAGGAACCAGGTTAAAGACAGGGTCCAAAACTATCTTAGATCAACTTCAGTCAAACTATTGCCCTTCTACTTATGAAATAATAAAGATGCATCTTTGA